A stretch of the Parabacteroides pacaensis genome encodes the following:
- a CDS encoding restriction endonuclease subunit S produces MGYYPQLPQGWCATILGNIFNHNTGKALNSSNKEGIMRKYLTTSNVYWNRFDFSVVKQMPFKENEIDKCTVIKGDLLVCEGGDIGRSAIWDFDYDICIQNHLHRLRPKGEIVIFFYYYVLMLLKENNLIGGKGIGLLGLSSNELHKIMLPIPPFAEQKRIVKTIKQLFKQIDKIMENL; encoded by the coding sequence ATCGGGTATTATCCACAGTTACCACAAGGATGGTGTGCAACTATCCTTGGAAATATATTCAATCATAATACAGGTAAGGCTCTCAACTCTTCAAATAAAGAAGGCATTATGAGGAAATATCTAACTACATCCAATGTTTATTGGAATCGCTTTGATTTTTCTGTTGTTAAACAAATGCCATTTAAAGAAAATGAAATAGATAAATGTACTGTTATAAAAGGTGATTTGCTTGTGTGTGAGGGGGGTGATATAGGACGTTCAGCTATATGGGATTTTGATTATGACATCTGTATTCAGAATCATTTGCATAGACTTAGACCTAAAGGAGAAATAGTCATTTTTTTCTACTACTATGTTTTGATGTTACTTAAAGAAAACAATCTTATCGGTGGTAAAGGTATCGGGCTACTTGGATTATCTTCTAACGAATTACATAAAATCATGCTACCTATACCACCATTTGCAGAACAAAAACGTATAGTGAAAACAATAAAACAACTTTTTAAACAAATTGATAAGATAATGGAGAACCTATAA
- a CDS encoding tyrosine-type recombinase/integrase translates to MVTKFKNYLAKTNLAKNTVTSYVWTVQYFFNHYEEVNKKNLLTYKGYLVENFKPQTVNLRLQGINKFLEFTKQENLKVKFVKVQQKNFLENVISDADYKFFKAKLKADGYDEWYFIVWFMAATGARVSELLHIKVEHIKVGYLDLYSKGGKIRRLYIPKNLRTETEKWLKEKDLISGYLFLNRFGKRITTRGIAQQLKHFAEKYGLNRDVVYPHSFRHRFAKNFLDRFNDIALLADLMGHESIETTRIYLRRTAREQQKIVDKVVNW, encoded by the coding sequence ATGGTAACAAAGTTCAAAAACTATCTTGCCAAAACGAATTTGGCAAAAAATACCGTTACATCTTATGTATGGACGGTACAGTATTTCTTCAATCATTATGAGGAAGTTAACAAAAAGAACCTTCTGACATACAAAGGGTACTTAGTTGAAAATTTTAAGCCCCAAACAGTCAATTTGCGGCTGCAGGGTATTAACAAGTTTTTGGAATTCACAAAACAAGAGAATTTGAAAGTGAAGTTCGTAAAAGTGCAGCAAAAGAACTTTTTGGAAAATGTAATCAGTGATGCTGATTATAAGTTTTTCAAAGCTAAATTGAAGGCCGATGGTTATGATGAATGGTATTTCATTGTGTGGTTTATGGCTGCAACAGGCGCACGTGTCAGTGAATTGCTTCACATCAAAGTAGAACATATTAAAGTGGGTTATCTCGACCTTTACAGCAAAGGCGGTAAAATACGCCGTTTGTATATTCCGAAAAACTTACGTACGGAAACTGAGAAGTGGCTTAAAGAAAAAGACCTCATTTCGGGCTATCTTTTCTTAAATCGTTTTGGGAAGCGCATCACCACACGTGGCATTGCCCAACAACTTAAACACTTCGCCGAAAAATACGGACTAAACAGAGATGTTGTATATCCTCATTCATTTCGTCATCGTTTTGCCAAAAACTTTCTTGACCGCTTTAATGATATTGCTTTATTAGCTGATTTAATGGGACATGAAAGCATTGAAACAACTCGTATTTATCTTCGCAGAACAGCTAGGGAACAACAGAAGATTGTGGATAAAGTGGTGAATTGGTAG